The genome window TTTAAAGGTAAGACTTTTATAAAGGTTGATTTATGatgcattttggaaaataagGGGTCCTAAAAAGCTCGTAGGTTTGCAGtcacttaaaataaaactaatttattgCCACTATGGAATATTGTTCTTTTGGAATACAAGAATAGCTAAtcattcattttgaaaaaatgcTACTATATAGGAAAATGAGCCATACAAaagttgttgtggtttttttataatatattgTCTGTTACTTCTCatatgaaagaaagaaactgaggcagagagcCAACATGCTATAGCAAGAGATAGCTCATACTGTTAATTTTCAAATTCTGAGCCTGACTTTACTGCATTTTGGTATAGTTTTCTATTTGAGCTGAGCTGACTGCTTTCTTAAGCTTGAAAAAGAATACCCAAAAATGTAGTTTCTCAGATTAACTTGCCAGAAGATTGTTTATGAAAATGGTCAGCTCTTCCATTGTTATCATAACTTTTTTCTACAAGTTCTTACCACatatctttttctttgaaattgtTCATGAGTTTTGTCTCATTTAGTCATTGTATCACTCAGTGTCATCAATGTGTTAAATTACATGACAGCATATCCTTACAGAACTTCACTGCTGTTTCATAAAAACATGGAGAAAGTCTCTACCTCACCTTCACCTCAAGTAAACAGCATTAGCATAAATGACACTGTAGTTCTTTCCTGGTGAAAGAACCTCCTGAAAATGTAccaatattttcaatttttttccagcaaagcaagagcaaagtTCTTCAattatgaaaaacattttacattttgatttatttgctGATACCCAGTTAGGGACTGACATAATTGACTGCTCTGAAGTCTTACTCTGTACAAACTAACAAGTGGGAAGAATACCCTTCCTGTTTCATCCGGCTTTGTGTTTGTGACTTTTATGtcagctgtaaaaaaaattggtttggAAACTGTACATTTCTGACTACTAAAGAAAAGAGTGAGTTTTAGGTGTCCACAAGTGACTGATGGCAGTGATAATTGATAAAATGATATCTAGATGAGTAGATGATAAGTTTTGTATTATCAGCAGTGAATCCAGCATTCAGTTTTGTTAATATAAAAGAAACTccttcaaaaattttatttaagttCTTCAGCAGTGATGCTGTTAAAGCAGATtgtctcattttttatttctctgctagGAGGAAAAAATAGTAGCTGAAAATCTGATACATGGCAAACCTCCACCATCCCCAGGTACTTTGGATTTTTTCAATGACTTTGCTAGACACTTTCACTTTTTTAATATGCATGTAtaaatgaaaatcagttttattgATGCAACAATATATCCAGAGTTTTGCAGATAATCTAAAAGTTTACTTTTGTAAGAATTGGTCAGTAACTCCTGTTCAGTAAACCTGCAGGTGTTCAATGGGAAGAAATGTAAAGCTTTCATTGTAAGGGTGATTAAAATCTGCAGAGATTGAGAATACTGACTAGTCCCTGCAGGGCACAAACACTTTGCCTATTGCAGTGGGCATTTCAGTTTCACCTCTCCAGTCACTGATGTTTGGGAGAGAGAGATCTGCTGACACTGtcttttccattaaaagaaGGAATGTTTTTAGTGTCTGAGAGAAAAGATGGGAACTTGCAGCTACTTCACAGCTTTTtccaaatccatttttttttgttcttcctggTCTTTTCTTTTGGAAGCCATGAACTGACTTAGATCTTATAAAATATCACTCATATAAAATGTTAATATTAGaagaaatagattttaattTGCTGACACTCCTTTTCCAGTCAGGATACTGATTTAGATCTCATGAAGTATCACTCATATATAATGttaatattagaaaaaaatggatTGTAATTTGCTGAAACTCCTGTTCCAGTCTGGCTAGTATTGAAATACCTTGTTCTGTGGCATTACAGATGTGTCTGTTCGGGCAAGGCAAGTATGGGAAAATATAAGCAAGGAAAAGTTCAGAGAgctaaaacaagaaaattgGTCTCTGAACAAAGCATACCAAGCTGTGGTCCAGCAATTTGAGGGAACAAAGCAGATCATAAAAGAACAGGAATTAAAGCTGAAGACactagaagaagaaaacaaaagacttAAAGATGCTGTAGAGAACTCACATACAGAAGGTGGGAGAAACATACAAGCTGTTATAACTATATATGACTATATTCTCTAGTTATCTTGTTTcaatttttctgatttcttatAACCTTTTCCTCTAGCAGCAGCTTTCAAATAATTGATTCAGGCAAGTATGCATGCAGAAGTAGTTTCCAAACAGTATTTTCTACATTTGTAGAAATTTTGGCAAGGAATAAGTACACGATAATTAAATAAACTTATTTGTTGTTTGAAATATAATGGATTTTTTGCTAGTAGTTTTTcatgggatttttctttctctttgagtGAAGTTATTGGTTATTATTCTAgcttatttaaatttctttttcagtacaATTAACAAATTTTTGTGAACATTTCTTGAATTGTAATGGAACTTTCTTGTTGGATATTTGTTTTAATAGGGGAAGCAACAGAATTACTTTCTCTCAGACAACAAGCACAAGAGCTGGTAGATGAAAACGATGCTTTGAAAACAGTGGTCCATCGTTTAAATGTAGAATTAAGTCGCTATCAAACTAAATTCAGATCATTGTCCCAAGAAGAGGTGAGAATCTTGGCTATCAAGATTGAAATGTCTGAAATGTCCCATTGTCTGTTATTTAATCTTTTGAGTTTTTATGACTGTTTTCTCCAGATTTGCCATAAAGTCTACAAATTGCACAGGCTTTTTTTGAAATTGAAAAGAAGCCTTTATCATTAAGTCTAATATTAAGAATTCAGTATTATTTTGTATCAGTAACATACTGgactttcagttttatttagtGTGTGTTACTTATGCAACACAtgtaatgaaaacagaagcttGTTTGGGGTGACAATTGTGACTGCAGTGGACAGTTGCTGGTGCTTCAAAAAGCAGGAAGTAATGTCAATATCTTTTTAAATATCTATTCTAGAATGCAAAGCTGAAAAGCTTACCCATGGAAGGACCACAGCCACCATGGCTGGTAAGTCAAATAATATTTTCACCTGACTGTTCATTCCTCTCTAAGTAAAGTAGAATTTCTTTACTGGAATCAAAGTGTTCGGATATTACTCTGCTGGACTACCACATACTATAGAATATTATAAACAGTTATTTTGTGGCAGAAAAATAGGTATGGCAGAACTTTGTAATGAATGTGTGCAGTTCCAGCTGAATGTACAGTGAGCTACGAACTGCACATAGTCACCAGCTTTGAACTATTGAAAAGTATTGTTCTGCTGAGAAGCATAAATGTCATCTTCACTTGGAATTATCCAGCATGTAGTTTGCTTCAAGGTCTTTCAAGGTCTATTGCTTAATTGGTGATCTTAATTGGTAATCCTAATTATTACTCTTAATTGGTGATCTTAATTGGTAATCCTAATTATTACTCTTAATTGGTGATCTTAATTGGTAATCCTAATTATTACTCTTAATTGGTAATCTTACCTGGTAATCttttgctgttgatttttttttgtgattatactaaaagaaaacagaatatttctgaTTGTAGGAATGGTCATGGATCCAGTGGTAGCCTATGAATTTCTgacaaggaggaggaaataGTCTGTGAAAGGGAATGCATTTGTAATATGTAAAAACAATTTCTCCTTGAAATACTAAACAGATCTTATATTTTGCTTCCTCACTGTTACTGAGACCTATACAGAGTAGGAAAGTTCTCCTGCTGTCTTTTTGGCCAAAATAGCCAAGAATCACATAAGAATGTAATTAAAGATGCAGATTTGAGAGTGTAAAAATTCCCTTCCCATGTACTAATGAATCTGAGATAATATTTTTGCTGTAGTATTCACTGTAGTGTTTGAGTCTTGTTTTGTATTCATTTGCATCCATATTCTTCTGTGTTACATACAGTGATAAGTTCAAGCTGCTTTTTAGAAGAAAGCTGCAAGTAAAGCATGAggtcttttcctttccaaagctTGCTCCTAGCACAGTACTGTGAAGTGTTTCTGCAGCATCATTCTGCAGATGGTGGTCTGTGTGCTTGTAGAAGTTCTCACTTTAACCTGCAAGTGATATATAAAACCCCTTTAACAGCTTTCAAAACTAATAATCTATAGCcaaagtaaaaaatacagaTGACAGGATGGCTTGTAATTAATctacatgtatttatttttaaattttcttttaagttgGATATGAAGTATTTGTCACCTCTTCTGCTGGCATATGAAGATAGAataagagaaaaggaagattttattCTTGAACATCAGGCAAGTTgccatttagaaaaaaatatccactaaagcagaaataaattactgaatttttaaaagggatTTGCCCATGCTGTTGTCTGCCTAAAATGTAAAGTgactttgttttacttttccatGCATAGTTACTGTGCTGTCTCATCCTACTTGGCTTGCTTGTTTTTGTCAGCCTGTTCACTTTTAGGAGCATGAGATATATGGGATGTGCTCTAAAAATGGAGCAAACCATAAACGAGTCAGTGCTGGAAAGAATTTACCACTGGATTCATGATGGGAACTCAGTGCTCTTGCAGCTGCTTGTGGGTTTTGTGGTAGAATACTTCTAGGTATTAAAAGACTGGGtactctttttgctttttagaagtattttctgTCACTGAATCTTTGAAAAATAGCAATTTGCTTCAGAGTACAACTTTCCTAGATTTTGAAAGTAAGTGTATTTCATTCAAAAAATTCAGCCATAAAAtaagcagaaagcagcaaggGATTTTTATATTACCGTAAATTCACTGTGTTGTCTTACAATGTTCAATTCCATATCAGTCCTACTGAAAATGGATACTATCATTGAGTAATTTCCagaattcagctttttaaaCCTATCTTCTGAGGGCCTACAACTTGCAAAAATGTGGCACAATAtcagtattatttttaatcaaatattACTAGATTAATGAAacaatttagaaattaaatatgcACACCTGAATTAGAGATGAGTGAGTAGTGAGATAATGTTCTATTATGACAAGAACTAGAAGGCACCTAAGCATGTGTACttataaaaatttttcttgATGTAAAAACTAAAGCAAAATAATGATAAAGAATTTTATATGAAATCCTGTGTCTTCCAGGAGGATATGAAGAATTTTAAAGCACGAGTTGAAGAGTTGGTGAAGGAGAATGAAGATTTGCATGGGCAATTAAATAACTTCATTACCCCTACAGAATGGCAAGTTATATTcctagaaattaatttcaaagtttaaaattattttgcttattgcatgcaaacttttaaaattacagatcttaaggaaaattttttttgtcttcaaacactgtttttctgaagaattaATAGACTCACTACTGTCATGTTGGAAGAATGCTGGTTGCAATGCCTTTGgagtaaaaattaaatatgaatgtGGGGTTTTGCACTGGAAGCCCATGTAATTCTGTCCTAGGTATTGCAGGTTACATACCTTTACAGGGTGCCAATGACATCAGTTTTCCACTAATAGAAAATAATTGGAATGTGGCACTAGAAGAATTTGATGTTTTTGAGAAGTGAGACTATGCACTGTCTCAACTTCATTTGCATTATGAAGTTAAGTAGTTGTTGGAggttgggatttttccttttttaataattttttttctcccatttgttGCCTAAGAGATGGGAATGACTGATACTTAAAAGAtgtggctgggaggaggaggaggaggaagagtgcAGCTGACTGCAGTCTCTTAGCTCTGGGGCTTTCCCTTGGGAAGTGCAGATACACCTGGAGATTTTGGCTGGATTCAGGGGCTAGGCTCAGCTCCTCACTctctgggactgggatgggagtGCACAGGGGTGGCTTtggtgccagagctgctgcccagaggatTTGCTGCCACTGCAGAGTTTTCATCCTGCTCTGATTGTACTCTGGGTGAGCTTCTGCTCACCAGGAGGTTGGAACAGGTTTGGGAACAGCATCCACTATGAGTGAACATAAAAATTCTTCCTGCACCCATGGCACAGGTAGTAGTTGCTTGCAGGGGCTCAGATGACACCGTGTCTACACGAGGAGGACTTTGGAAGAGACAGCATGCAGCATAATCTTAGATCTTTCTGCAGATTCACCCAGTGGCATAGACCTACTTTCAGTGGGGCAGAATTACAGGTGTTAGTATCTGTAGAGATTTGGTTACCTCAGGTCCTGCTATTGCATTCAATAAggatttttaatatgttttttaaagaagttcAAATATGATTTTGTAAGTTTACACTGTTGATAATcaattgtgtttgttttttggacATAACACCTgagttatattttatttatatttatcattgcaggcagctgctgcaaacTCAGGCCAAGCTGGTCTTGGAAGAAAATGGAGTGTTGATGGAGCAACTCAAAATTCAACAAGCTAAAGCAAAAGATAGTGACAGACAGCATGTTCAAGAAGGTAAGAGTGCTTGAGTTGCTATTCATCTGAACTACACTAAAAATGGTACTGcaggttttgatttttgtagggtttttgtttgttttctgttgtcattttttgttttggcaaGCTTggcagtgttttggttttggttggctggggttttttttttgcaactttATATATGTCTAAAAAGCGTCCTTGAATGTAGGTAACATTAATAGGAGATCAAGCTCTGCATGTCAACtgatacttaaaaaaatgtcattttcacCTATTGACACTATAAAAAATGCTCCATTTTGACTTCTGAAAAATTGAGAACTGTTAAACAGTAATACAGTCATTTGCATAATTGAAGAGTACTTcaaactgaaacagaatttttcagggtaaaatgacatttcagtGAGCTTATAGCCTTGAAAGGAAGTACTCTTGAGGTTTCTGCACTATTCCAAAACAAGTTGCTTGAGACAGCAAAAAGTCAAGTCCAGGCTGTTGAAACACAAACTGACAAATGCTGTTACATAATGTTGTCAACAACTAGGAATGACTGTAGTAATGGTTCTGTTGAAGTTTCATTCAGTGGTTGAATTAATTCTGCTATACACAgttgactttttctttcctccttccaaaAGCTTCAAAGCTAACCAAACAAATAGTAATCTTGGAAGATAAGAAAAAGAGTCAAGAGGAAGAAATAGCAGAGTACcagaagcagctggaagctTTGTGTTCTACATGTGAAGAGCTGAAAGCCAAACTGGATAGCAGAATTACAGCAGAGGAGCACCTGGCTGTGGTGAATGATTTTAAAAGGTATGAGTTTACATATGGAGAAACATTGGTGCAAAGCATGCACATGACACATGGCACTCTGTAGGGAGGAGGCCCCTGGAAACTTATGCTGGTAATCCAGGAAGGTAACTgccaaaacacagagaaagggaaagaagtatttaaaaaatactgtcttaGTTTTTAGAGAcatttaaaatgacaaaatccCAATTCTAGAAATATTGGCAGAAGTGTTTTTACCATAGAGTACCTGCTGCTAATTGGTATTTTTCATGCCTCCTCTTCTACATTTTTGTCAAATCTATTTGCTTCTATCATTACTATACATAAAATGTTCTCATTCTTGTGTTCCCATTCTTGGACCATGGCTACAGAATCCTGAAATTCTGACCTAGAAGTTTTAAGTTTCTTCAGTTGTTACAATATGGAAATTAGATGAAACACCACAACTcagaagtgctgctgtgcagcatgATCTGCAGAGTAATGTTTCTGTGAAGACATTCCATAAATTTGTATGCTCTCAAGCCTTTGGATAGTTCAGGTTACTGTTTCATGGTACAGTGCCATCCTGAGAAGTCCTCAGACTTTGTATTTTGATGTTGATagtaatttatttgaaaaaaaagaaacacaaagggATTACATCTGGGattacatttttataatttaaataaagtgCAGTCAGAAGGAATTACTTGAATAATTTGATATGAGTTGTCATACCTCCCTGATGTCACCGGGGAACATTGAGCATTCTCAGTGTATCTTATTTCATAACTTCAGCAAGGGTATCTCCCTGTAACTTAGCATTTTAGTGATGTAGATCTGTACATGATACCTGTTCTACACTGTTGGTTTTTGCAGCTGTttacagcaggagcaggagaaaaagcTCTCTGAGGTGGAAGCTGTCATGGCAAAGATGGCATCACTGCAAACTGAGAACAAGAAACTGCTCttagagaaaaataacttcatgGCTGACAAGAAGATCCTGGAAACTGAGATGCAGATGACTCAAAAGACAAACAGGTTTTTCTCACAGTCTCATTTTCTTGtacagaaatacatttatttctaaaaccagaaaaatatctgtaaaaatACTGTCTAACTTCCCATAATGTGTATTTTCTACctactgcaaaaaaaacccctatgtTACCTAAACATGTTTGTCATGTCTAGAGGCCTGGTTGTCAGGTTTTGCTaatttttgtatgttttcatgctcatttttctgtgtctaTGTGCAAATTAAGAATATATCTTTAATTTAGTTATTTAAATTATCTGAAAATAAGATGAGTAGACAAACCCTCTTTGCAGTTAAGTAAGGATAAGGCTTACAGTATTTGCAGATCTTCTCATGCACCTGGTTGCTTGGAGAGGAGttcacaatattttaaaaatacagtattatTGTTCTGTATCTTGAGAAATATGAGCTTGTAGCCATTGCACAACCTGTTCTTTTGAATCATTGTCACTGGTGTTATTCAGATAACATattgtaaagaaaaaacagccccaaaaattGGAACATGGTGCTATTGGCACTGCAAATATTCTGAGCCAGTGCATTTCTAACAGTATGTATGATTGTTTGAGACTTGTACATGGTGATTTGCATCTATGATACAAGTTTTTTAAGGCCATTACTGATTCCCAATCCAAAGATTTTCCCTTTTACAGAcgattaaagaagaaaattggtCTTTTGCaactgcagctggaggaagcaATGGAAAAAGAAGTTGCAGCCCATCACTATCTAGCAAACCTTATTGGGCTGGTGGAGAAGATAGCTAAGGAGCGTGATCATCTTGTGTTTTTGGTAATTACCTTTAAATAATTAATGTGATAATTCATATCTCACACAGTTATCTTGCTACTGGCACAAGTTGTTAGTAATCTGAATTATCAAAGAATAAAGCTGTAATTCCAGTTTAAGGATTTAGCTCTATTTCAGTAGATTTTAGCAAATAGGATAGGAGcagtgaaagattttttttttcctagaggaGCAATTAAAAACAACTACCCTTATTTCTGGAGGTGATATAATTAAGCCTTAATTCTCATGACTATTAGGGTCTGAAATGGCACTTGCCAagtttaaaagatttttttaacctAGTTTTAGAAGTTGATGTTGAGCTACATGTATTTAAAAGTAGCACACAAtcataaatttttaatatttgagtCTTAAGGGCAGACTGTTATCCTTGAAGTGCTCTGTATGGACTGTCTGCTGTGTATGCACATGCAGATTATTGCTCCTTGTTGGTCAGCAGTCATTTTGACAGGCTGATTAAGAGTTCTGGAACAACTTCTGTTTAGTGGAAGTGCCTGGCATGGAGGTTTCTGGGCTTTTTGTAAGcccattttgtttctttttcaggatACTGGGCACAATTTCAAGTTTTCATATTCATACTCTTGTCTTCAAATtgaatctgaaataatttcacaaaaaataaagcttctttTACTTGTTCAGTAGTAGACAAAGGTTGTCATCAGCACTGGATGAAAAGATCCAGCAGTTAATTCCTAATTCTAGGAGAGGAACTATGGTGACACAGCTCAAATCCTTGTCCACTGCAACCTGGACTTCAGGATTGAAACTGGGCACAATAAATGTATCCTAGAAACTGGGGGAACTGATTCTGAGATCTCAATCTCTGGGATAtctgcttttaaatattaatcATACCATATTAGAAATATCCTTGCCTGAACCCCTGCCAATTTCAAGGGCTTGTTTGAGAGCAGATTGCCAGATGTGACCTAAAGGAGGAGTCTTATGCATAGAAATGGGATCCCTACAGCTGCATACTTAGATCTGTAGGGAAAACCCCCAGAGTTGGTTGGCTTTACAGtatgtttcatttcagaataATACTGCTTCCTAGTATTCAGTCATATTGACAAATTATTAATGAGCTGTTCTGAGAATAATTTCCAGGACTCTTTATCCATGTTGGTTCTTTAGACAGTTGGAGTTCAAAATGGAATTGCTGTCCCCCTCAGTGTTGTATGCATTTTGTCTGCCCTGACAAACAAACAGAGAGTGGTTTCATGTAGCTTTGTTTACTGCATGGTTGCAGGCCAGATGTTTGGAAAATGAGAATCATGGTGTTCTCAAGAAAATTATAGAAGGCAGCCTGCGCTTGGGAAGATTGGAAGAAAAAGTGAAGGTAAGCAGTGTTTCTAAGCTAAATATCTATTGTGAaatgcttggggttttttaatgagaaaagtAGTTAATCTATGTCAATGTTTTTATGAAAGACTTACGGATTATctttaaaagttttgaaaaaacaaaacagatcaTCATTGTAGTTTTCACTAGTGTCTTCTTCCAT of Serinus canaria isolate serCan28SL12 chromosome 11, serCan2020, whole genome shotgun sequence contains these proteins:
- the CEP89 gene encoding centrosomal protein of 89 kDa isoform X1 is translated as MAFLFRRGRRGPFKHIAHGLVPAATIAPKPAVPRTPPPRSPNPSPERPRSALAAAILSTTLTGRTVAIPQPRQRSLSESDSTYLEQECLEPYATVTELGIGSNWKLDGCDRSPLQSLEISGNYGEDEDMDTYLSDADKEAESSCQSNEKREGSFSTNAIYAVPCKTKKEEFLPSPVPNADKKEVSSHETECQVVVDKSSVQIEEDQNLGLNLKEEKIVAENLIHGKPPPSPDVSVRARQVWENISKEKFRELKQENWSLNKAYQAVVQQFEGTKQIIKEQELKLKTLEEENKRLKDAVENSHTEGEATELLSLRQQAQELVDENDALKTVVHRLNVELSRYQTKFRSLSQEENAKLKSLPMEGPQPPWLLDMKYLSPLLLAYEDRIREKEDFILEHQEDMKNFKARVEELVKENEDLHGQLNNFITPTEWQLLQTQAKLVLEENGVLMEQLKIQQAKAKDSDRQHVQEASKLTKQIVILEDKKKSQEEEIAEYQKQLEALCSTCEELKAKLDSRITAEEHLAVVNDFKSCLQQEQEKKLSEVEAVMAKMASLQTENKKLLLEKNNFMADKKILETEMQMTQKTNRRLKKKIGLLQLQLEEAMEKEVAAHHYLANLIGLVEKIAKERDHLVFLARCLENENHGVLKKIIEGSLRLGRLEEKVKVYKKKAAGKLGDINLKMTEQEKEFERKTAQYEQEKQHLQRLLQDKQETLNEVLQQNRKTEGELEIMWESTAKENKRMRELLQKSLRKNNLWSAVTVHEPHSQKDLFYGRDFRYCDVKPSSPTENEIQQECQ
- the CEP89 gene encoding centrosomal protein of 89 kDa isoform X5 is translated as MDTYLSDADKEAESSCQSNEKREGSFSTNAIYAVPCKTKKEEFLPSPVPNADKKEVSSHETECQVVVDKSSVQIEEDQNLGLNLKEEKIVAENLIHGKPPPSPDVSVRARQVWENISKEKFRELKQENWSLNKAYQAVVQQFEGTKQIIKEQELKLKTLEEENKRLKDAVENSHTEGEATELLSLRQQAQELVDENDALKTVVHRLNVELSRYQTKFRSLSQEENAKLKSLPMEGPQPPWLLDMKYLSPLLLAYEDRIREKEDFILEHQEDMKNFKARVEELVKENEDLHGQLNNFITPTEWQLLQTQAKLVLEENGVLMEQLKIQQAKAKDSDRQHVQEASKLTKQIVILEDKKKSQEEEIAEYQKQLEALCSTCEELKAKLDSRITAEEHLAVVNDFKSCLQQEQEKKLSEVEAVMAKMASLQTENKKLLLEKNNFMADKKILETEMQMTQKTNRRLKKKIGLLQLQLEEAMEKEVAAHHYLANLIGLVEKIAKERDHLVFLARCLENENHGVLKKIIEGSLRLGRLEEKVKVYKKKAAGKLGDINLKMTEQEKEFERKTAQYEQEKQHLQRLLQDKQETLNEVLQQNRKTEGELEIMWESTAKENKRMRELLQKSLRKNNLWSAVTVHEPHSQKDLFYGRDFRYCDVKPSSPTENEIQQECQ
- the CEP89 gene encoding centrosomal protein of 89 kDa isoform X2, with the translated sequence MAFLFRRGRRGPFKHIAHGLVPAATIAPKPAVPRTPPPRSPNPSPERPRSALAAAILSTTLTGRTVAIPQPRQRSLSESDSTYLEQECLEPYATVTELGIGSPLQSLEISGNYGEDEDMDTYLSDADKEAESSCQSNEKREGSFSTNAIYAVPCKTKKEEFLPSPVPNADKKEVSSHETECQVVVDKSSVQIEEDQNLGLNLKEEKIVAENLIHGKPPPSPDVSVRARQVWENISKEKFRELKQENWSLNKAYQAVVQQFEGTKQIIKEQELKLKTLEEENKRLKDAVENSHTEGEATELLSLRQQAQELVDENDALKTVVHRLNVELSRYQTKFRSLSQEENAKLKSLPMEGPQPPWLLDMKYLSPLLLAYEDRIREKEDFILEHQEDMKNFKARVEELVKENEDLHGQLNNFITPTEWQLLQTQAKLVLEENGVLMEQLKIQQAKAKDSDRQHVQEASKLTKQIVILEDKKKSQEEEIAEYQKQLEALCSTCEELKAKLDSRITAEEHLAVVNDFKSCLQQEQEKKLSEVEAVMAKMASLQTENKKLLLEKNNFMADKKILETEMQMTQKTNRRLKKKIGLLQLQLEEAMEKEVAAHHYLANLIGLVEKIAKERDHLVFLARCLENENHGVLKKIIEGSLRLGRLEEKVKVYKKKAAGKLGDINLKMTEQEKEFERKTAQYEQEKQHLQRLLQDKQETLNEVLQQNRKTEGELEIMWESTAKENKRMRELLQKSLRKNNLWSAVTVHEPHSQKDLFYGRDFRYCDVKPSSPTENEIQQECQ
- the CEP89 gene encoding centrosomal protein of 89 kDa isoform X4 gives rise to the protein MAFLFRRGRRGPFPRQRSLSESDSTYLEQECLEPYATVTELGIGSPLQSLEISGNYGEDEDMDTYLSDADKEAESSCQSNEKREGSFSTNAIYAVPCKTKKEEFLPSPVPNADKKEVSSHETECQVVVDKSSVQIEEDQNLGLNLKEEKIVAENLIHGKPPPSPDVSVRARQVWENISKEKFRELKQENWSLNKAYQAVVQQFEGTKQIIKEQELKLKTLEEENKRLKDAVENSHTEGEATELLSLRQQAQELVDENDALKTVVHRLNVELSRYQTKFRSLSQEENAKLKSLPMEGPQPPWLLDMKYLSPLLLAYEDRIREKEDFILEHQEDMKNFKARVEELVKENEDLHGQLNNFITPTEWQLLQTQAKLVLEENGVLMEQLKIQQAKAKDSDRQHVQEASKLTKQIVILEDKKKSQEEEIAEYQKQLEALCSTCEELKAKLDSRITAEEHLAVVNDFKSCLQQEQEKKLSEVEAVMAKMASLQTENKKLLLEKNNFMADKKILETEMQMTQKTNRRLKKKIGLLQLQLEEAMEKEVAAHHYLANLIGLVEKIAKERDHLVFLARCLENENHGVLKKIIEGSLRLGRLEEKVKVYKKKAAGKLGDINLKMTEQEKEFERKTAQYEQEKQHLQRLLQDKQETLNEVLQQNRKTEGELEIMWESTAKENKRMRELLQKSLRKNNLWSAVTVHEPHSQKDLFYGRDFRYCDVKPSSPTENEIQQECQ
- the CEP89 gene encoding centrosomal protein of 89 kDa isoform X3 gives rise to the protein MAFLFRRGRRGPFPRQRSLSESDSTYLEQECLEPYATVTELGIGSNWKLDGCDRSPLQSLEISGNYGEDEDMDTYLSDADKEAESSCQSNEKREGSFSTNAIYAVPCKTKKEEFLPSPVPNADKKEVSSHETECQVVVDKSSVQIEEDQNLGLNLKEEKIVAENLIHGKPPPSPDVSVRARQVWENISKEKFRELKQENWSLNKAYQAVVQQFEGTKQIIKEQELKLKTLEEENKRLKDAVENSHTEGEATELLSLRQQAQELVDENDALKTVVHRLNVELSRYQTKFRSLSQEENAKLKSLPMEGPQPPWLLDMKYLSPLLLAYEDRIREKEDFILEHQEDMKNFKARVEELVKENEDLHGQLNNFITPTEWQLLQTQAKLVLEENGVLMEQLKIQQAKAKDSDRQHVQEASKLTKQIVILEDKKKSQEEEIAEYQKQLEALCSTCEELKAKLDSRITAEEHLAVVNDFKSCLQQEQEKKLSEVEAVMAKMASLQTENKKLLLEKNNFMADKKILETEMQMTQKTNRRLKKKIGLLQLQLEEAMEKEVAAHHYLANLIGLVEKIAKERDHLVFLARCLENENHGVLKKIIEGSLRLGRLEEKVKVYKKKAAGKLGDINLKMTEQEKEFERKTAQYEQEKQHLQRLLQDKQETLNEVLQQNRKTEGELEIMWESTAKENKRMRELLQKSLRKNNLWSAVTVHEPHSQKDLFYGRDFRYCDVKPSSPTENEIQQECQ